From the genome of Torulaspora globosa chromosome 2, complete sequence, one region includes:
- the SPS1 gene encoding putative serine/threonine protein kinase SPS1 (ancestral locus Anc_1.24), translated as MTINNLSCSEPSELYSIRQCVGRGNFGDVYKACDKKTGEIVAVKVVNLEHTDEDINLLAQEIFFLAELKSPYITNYITTMTEDASMWIIMEYCGGGSCADLLKNIYNNGLPEAKAAYITREVVKGLVYLHEQKKIHRDIKAANILLTDEGKVKLGDFGVSGQIRATLKRGTFVGTPFWMAPEVVSKESDGYDEKADIWSLGITVYELLKGSPPLSKCDPMKVMANLPKRKPPVLHGNYSSTAKHFIASCLVKTPKNRPSAVNLLDTDFISNTQCVDLKSDVEMLNKRKSKDDYRRMPKFPLCEKLYDGSESSVRWDFSTTTTADRNPALSASEASKITTSTPRSPLSSNINSPYQSQDQAVTPVTNATSPSFRNYNKRYDVGSPMDIEYPKLQDMKLKSFDYLKSVISYTFNRMYERAHDDETRMYVDEMLDHFASTESKIPGFSEVFVEEISLRLDSIKKYLAK; from the coding sequence ATGACTATTAACAACCTGAGTTGCTCAGAGCCCTCTGAGCTCTACTCTATACGGCAATGTGTTGGGAGGGGCAATTTTGGCGACGTCTATAAAGCCTGTGACAAGAAAACTGGCGAAATCGTCGCCGTCAAAGTTGTCAACTTGGAGCACACCGATGAAGACATAAATTTACTGGCTCAAGAAATATTCTTCCTAGCTGAATTAAAGTCGCCCTATATTACTAACTACATAACCACAATGACGGAAGATGCCTCGATGTGGATCATCATGGAGTATTGCGGAGGCGGCTCATGTGCCGATTTATTAAAGAACATATACAATAATGGTTTACCAGAGGCAAAAGCTGCATACATTACTAGGGAAGTAGTCAAAGGCCTTGTGTATCTACAcgagcagaagaagattcatCGCGATATAAAAGCGGCAAATATTCTGTTAACCGATGAAGGAAAGGTAAAATTAGGCGATTTTGGAGTAAGTGGTCAAATCAGGGCGACTTTAAAGAGAGGAACTTTTGTTGGGACTCCGTTTTGGATGGCGCCGGAGGTAGTTTCTAAGGAATCAGACGGCTATGACGAAAAAGCAGATATATGGTCGCTGGGAATTACGGTCTATGAACTCTTGAAAGGTTCACCTCCGCTTTCGAAGTGTGATCCAATGAAGGTAATGGCCAATCTTCCCAAAAGAAAACCACCTGTTCTTCATGGCAATTATTCGAGTACGGCGAAGCATTTCATAGCTTCGTGTCTGGTTAAAACGCCCAAGAATCGACCATCAGCTGTCAATTTACTTGACACGGATTTTATCAGTAATACGCAATGCGTTGATCTGAAAAGCGATGTTGAAATGCTCAacaaaagaaaatcaaaagATGACTATCGCAGAATGCCTAAATTTCCTTTATGCGAGAAACTGTACGATGGATCTGAGAGCAGCGTACGTTGGGACTTCAGCACTACTACGACGGCTGATAGAAACCCCGCCCTCTCTGCATCTGAGGCCAGTAAGATAACCACCAGCACACCTAGAAGTCCACTTTCCTCCAACATCAACAGTCCCTACCAATCGCAGGATCAAGCTGTCACTCCGGTTACTAATGCTACATCACCGTCCTTTAGAAACTACAACAAGCGATACGATGTGGGAAGCCCTATGGACATTGAATATCCCAAGCTTCAGGATATGAAGCTCAAGAGTTTCGACTATTTGAAAAGTGTTATCTCGTACACTTTTAATCGCATGTATGAACGGGCTCacgatgatgagaccaGAATGTATGTTGATGAAATGCTGGACCACTTTGCCTCCACAGAGTCCAAAATTCCAGGTTTTAGTGAGGTCTTTGTAGAGGAAATCTCATTGCGCTTAGATTCTATAAAAAAGTATCTAGCCAAATAA